Proteins encoded together in one Phyllobacterium zundukense window:
- the repB gene encoding plasmid partitioning protein RepB — protein sequence MSKSPRKSIVASFGLLSAELENSQTNDQQPDPPPQASANRVGAGVIGAAHRAIDDIRSERDRLKALVESGGGAVRELDPFLIDPSPYPDRLPDEDATSFDAFKRSIETDGQKVPVQVRKHPSSPGRYQIVYGHRRWLAAKQLGKAVRAIEVEISDLDLVLAQGIENASRQDLTWIERALFASRMDDAGIKPRHIYAALSIEDAELARMRNVYRIIPSDIIEAIGRAPKIGRPRWLDLAKSVSSDPAALEVLRTALVRNVDGAETSDQRFQRMLNAIKPATKKGIEPTLISDGSGTQLGALVKSPKEVRILADGPLGIEFLKFVEAELPSLAERFARQRENRKS from the coding sequence ATGAGCAAATCACCTCGCAAGTCCATCGTTGCCAGCTTCGGATTGCTTTCTGCAGAGCTGGAGAACAGCCAGACGAATGACCAGCAGCCTGACCCGCCACCGCAAGCCTCCGCTAATCGCGTGGGAGCTGGTGTTATTGGCGCGGCGCATCGCGCAATAGATGACATCAGATCAGAACGAGATCGATTGAAGGCTCTTGTTGAATCAGGCGGAGGTGCGGTTCGAGAACTGGATCCCTTCCTCATTGACCCCTCCCCTTACCCAGATCGATTGCCCGACGAAGACGCGACGAGTTTTGATGCGTTCAAGCGGTCGATTGAAACTGATGGGCAAAAGGTTCCGGTTCAGGTTCGAAAACACCCGTCGTCGCCCGGAAGATATCAAATCGTCTACGGTCACCGGCGCTGGCTTGCTGCCAAGCAACTGGGCAAGGCTGTTCGTGCCATCGAGGTGGAGATTTCGGACCTTGATCTCGTTCTCGCACAAGGCATCGAAAACGCGAGCCGACAGGACCTGACTTGGATCGAGCGCGCTCTATTTGCGTCGCGGATGGACGATGCGGGGATCAAACCGCGCCACATCTATGCCGCGCTTTCGATCGAAGACGCCGAATTGGCACGCATGCGGAATGTCTACCGGATTATTCCCTCAGACATCATTGAGGCCATTGGCCGGGCGCCAAAAATCGGGCGGCCACGCTGGCTCGATCTGGCCAAGTCGGTCAGTAGCGATCCAGCAGCACTCGAGGTCTTGAGGACTGCATTGGTGAGGAACGTTGATGGAGCTGAAACCTCCGATCAGCGGTTTCAGCGCATGCTGAATGCGATCAAGCCAGCCACGAAAAAGGGCATCGAGCCGACTTTGATCTCGGATGGCAGCGGTACACAACTTGGCGCCTTGGTGAAGTCTCCAAAGGAGGTCCGCATTTTGGCCGATGGGCCACTCGGGATCGAATTCTTGAAGTTTGTTGAGGCGGAGCTGCCAAGTCTTGCCGAGCGCTTCGCCCGCCAACGCGAGAATCGGAAATCCTGA